The genomic DNA GTGCATTGTATATGTACATGTTTGTTGTATTCATTTTTTGAGTTCACAAGCCAAAAGGCGACATATACAAAGTTTTAAATCTTCTGCATAGTTTCAGATTATTTTAGGAGTTTCAGTTAAAGCATGAGTCACTTTATCTAAAATTCTGAATTTCTTGTTCTTGTGATGTGCTCCGTAAAAAGTGCTGAATTTCTTGTTATTTTGTGATGATCAGTAAAAGTTAGTATTGTAGCAGATAATAAGCTCCCGTGTTTCTGAGCATCAGAAATGCATTTTGTATTATTTTTTAGTTCAAAACCCAAAAGATATATTTACAAAAGTTAAAATCTTCTGCATATTACTTCAGAAGTTTAATATTTAATAAAAGTGTCTTTTTTATGGGCAAGTACGGATATTTTCTTCTGTTGAGATGAGTAATGATGTAAAATTCATTAGCCGTACACAAATTATAGGCTGTGGTAATTTCAGATTCAGAACATGAATATAAGCAACACAGCTACATTTGACTGCAACTCTCTGTACAACCCTACTGAAGGCAGGTTTCGGGGCTGCAAAAGTCAAAAATAGTGTTGAGATGTTTGGTTCGTGTACAAGTCCAACTCTCGAAGGTAGTAAGGTAGTAAAATAATGAGGATGTCACCAAAATGCTCTGGCCGAACACAAATGAATGATCAAGGACTTAGAAAGGACAGGAATTAACAATGAAGAAAAATTATCATGACAAACTGCATCCTGTCAAAAAAATTGGTATGTGTAACAGCTGACTTGCACAGCTGTGCTGACAGAATGTTGCGGATCATACATTGCAATCAAATCTATCCAGCACAGTCACGGGGTCTAACTCATATTACAAGTTGTCTCATACAAGATTCCTCATCTAAACCCTCAAGCTATAAACTCAAACCTCAGGCTCTCCAATCAGCGTATCGTCAAACCTTGCATCGCTTGTGTTCCCTCTTCAGTGACTTTGTTAGCTTGGATTATGTTGATAGCACTGGCGATGTTTCCCTGGATCACAGTTTTCAGAAGAAAACTCAATCAGGAACACGATAAACGTAAACAGGTCAATAAACCAGAGTAGGCTCTCTAGATAACATGCGTAGATCAAGTTGCAAATTTGATGTGAATCAAGAGGTTACCCTCCAAACTCCCAGTTTTGTGCGCAGACCCTGCCACTGTGGCATCCCAAATATCCTCTCAGTATGCCGACTGAAATTTGCACAGAAGACCGCAAATTAACCAAAATAATAACATAACGTCCTATGATGAACAGAAGAAACCTTGATTCAGAACTAAAATATCAAGACGATCTGCAAAAGTTTTAGCAAAGTGAATACCTGACGATGACAGTCTGGTTAAGCTGATCAACCTTGCAATCCAATATCTTGAATGCAATTGCTTTCACAATCCATTGCTCCACCTCATCATCATTGATCTAACAAAGCATTCTCAAAGTCAATTGAAGACACAGCAAGGTCAATTAAAGTTATTTGATCGAATGAACAGTAAATAAGACAGACAATTTACCTGAAGTGCTTCAGTGATTGCTGAATAAGGTACTTTGCCAGAGCAACGGCTGCTCAAATCGAGCAAAGACATGAGGCGCATTTTGGTTATGCACTCCTCGTGAACCAGACCTGTCGATTGATCATCAAAACAAAGAAATGAAGCCAAGATGTATGGCATACTTGAATTTGCAAGGGAAAAAATCATTAGTACTGGTTCAGCAGGAGAACATACCATAATCTTTCAGCAAGGCAGAGTTTGTAGTCTGAAACTCTATATAGGAATCAAGCCTCTTAGTAAGGAATATCTTTAGAAGTTCATAAACTAACTGATATTTTTCGTCCTTCTCAAGCTGTGAAACAGCTGCCATGTTGAGCAAGTCACACTGCAAATACAAAAAATTTCCCATCAACCCAGTACACTGATCAGAAGTACAAAAGCCGGTAAAGGATTTTATAATGTGGCCACCATATTCATAGCTGTCAAGATTAAAATTTGCAACAACTCAGATAATTCAGAGTTATTGTTGACATATAAGATGTAAAGGAACATTATGGAAGAGTAATGGAAGGATTTGACAACATAAATGattaaagaaaaatacaacTTGTAAATCTACACCTACGTCAAATCTGCCAATTCATAATCACACAAGTTTGGGCTGGAGTAGATACTGAGAGAACAATCGCTGTTTATATGTAAGCTGGATAACTTTAAAGCATCTTTTGTCGGTACGACTAATGCTGGCAAGTTAATACCAAATTCGACAATCTGATCAGACAAATTTACATTTGGATAAATGATACAAGAACAGGAATTGCAATTCTAGAAGTGAGGCACTAATGAACAGCTGAGGAAAAAAGGACATCCTTCTTAGGCACTATATATCCCCTGAATTTCTTCTCATAGAATTGAAAATTACAGAGGCATAGCTGGAGCAATCAAGCACCTGAAAGAGGTTAGAAGATTTGACAAATTCAATGATTGCTGCAACAGCCTCTTCCTTTGCATCACCAATTGTAGCAGAGTCATCATCTGATCCCTTGAAAGTGGCGAGGTACTTGTTGAGAAAGTTGAAGTACTCCTTGGCCATGCTGTCCATGGGGGCAAAAAAGGGTCAAATTGTATCAGTGCAAAACCTCGCCGGATAAGTAATGAACGAAAGGAACTTGATGGTAAGCAGCAAGCGCCACGCACGCCTCACCCCTTGTGGTCTTTGAGGATCCTGGCGATGGCAAGGTACAGCTCCCTCTGCTCTGAATTTCCAATTCCCCACTCACTGACAAAGCTGTTGATGTTCTTGAATGACGGGATGATGTAGTCGGCAGCCTTTCCAGCTGTGGCGAGCTCGAGAGCCTTCTTGTAAACAAATGCTTTGCCATAGGCGCTCGGGAGCAGGTTGTACAAGCTGAACAGACTACATGTATACATTGGGAACAACATTGTAATTTGTAAGCGAACCTAGCATCCAAGAAACAAAATAGCTCAATTGATAGAATGGTTTGCTAGTTGTTGTTGCTTACACTTTGAGGCGCAGCGCTGGCTTGTCGTCGGGCTGCTGGGTGAGCTTGGTGCAGATGAGGTCGGTGATCTGCAGCGCCTGGTCCTCCGACTCGGCCTTGGTGACGACGCTGCAGATGACGGAGAGGATGCACTCGAGATCTGCAAAAGCCGAGTTGAAGGCTCAATTCCCCATCCCGGAGCAACCAAATCAAATCCTCAAttggaagagaaagagaaaagggaagGTGCCTTTGTCCGGGACGCGCGACGGGCAGGtgaggaggaggtcggcggaGGCGAGCATGAGGGAGGCCATGTCGAGCCAGCACCCGGCGAGGATGTGCTCCTGCGCCTCGAGGCAGAGGCGGGTGACCTCGGGGTCGGCGACCTCCGGGCCCGCGTCGGCCCAGGCCAGCTCGGCGGTGAAGCGCACCACCGCCAGCAtgggctcctcctccgtcgTGTTCACGATCGTCGCCATCTTGTTGCTCCTTCGCTGCGCGTGagccggagctgccgccgccgtcgccgccggagagGAGAAGGGGGGAGGAGACGGGTGCGAGACTGCGAGGGTTCTCCACTCGGTCACCCAACCTCTCAACACTCGAGCCGTTGGATCAACAATCCACGGCCCAAAGTATACTCCCATGCAAACTCCGAAGGTACCTTTTTCGCAGCTGTGTAAATTACTAATTGCACACAAAAAAATGTCTCGATGATTCAAATTCAAACAAAGGATAGCAAATTTAGTCAATACCTCTAATAATAATAATACCAAGCACATTTATCATTGGTTAGCGGAGGCCACGCATCATCTTAATCTTAAACCCTCAGTCTCCAAGATCATTCCCTAGGTGGAGTACTCTTTTAGTTTTAGGGAAGCTTGAGAGTTTGTCAATTTAAATTTCATTACGATTTATGTATGGAGAAATTCGCAAAATTACTTAACCATTATTCACATACCATAGACGGAGGCCATGGTTGAGTTTAGACAATTTCGCAATGGCATGTTAAGAATCATTCCAAATACAAAATGTAGAGTGGGAACACAACAAGACGGTCCTAGTAGTGGATCAGTGCCTAAAGGCTGCAATACACGAGTCAGATTTGTTTTTACTAACTACAGTGGTCCATTTGAAAAAATGAATCCACGTGCATGTGTTGTTTTCAAAGTGGTTAGTTGTGGCAAGTTTGATGTTATCAGTAGCTCTGCATTATTTCGTGTAGGAAGAATGCATTATTTCCATCTTGCCAGCCGTTTCTAAACTCTGCTGTAAGTCTGAATTAAAGATTGCTTCAGTATATTCTTTCAGAAAAGGAGGCAAGCCAGGCCACAAAATTCAATGCACCATTTTCTCATGTGAACCCTAATATCCACTCAAATCATGttaactagaaaaaaaaatcatctcaaCGTTGATCCTGACAAGCCATTCTTCTTTCTACATTACATCTGGCTGGGAATGccactcttttcttcttttactGTAACAATAATAATCGGACTAGAACACAATTTAACCAATAAATCTTCGCAaacgaagaaacaaaaaaggagtAAGACATCATATTATTGGTTCTGTAAACTGAATGCACTCTCCAGGACACAAATCTGGAGAGTTGCGACGGTGGAGGGAACCCGTGGCTCCTATTTAAGGTGTTGGGCTGGAGAAAGTTCTCAATCTTCAGCCGTGCCATGGCCGTGAGCTGGGGCTTCAGTATCAACAGCATGATCGGCAGCCAACCTTTCTTCCAGCACCCTCTCACCACGCTCCCTGTAATATTTAATTGAATCAGTGAGCCTTAAACTGGTAATATTTCTTTTTGAGATGTCATAGCTCTCAAATTTTCAGTCTCACAGCACCTTAGCTTTATTTTTTTAGAGGAGCACCATATAGCTTTATTGAAGACACAAGTAACTGGTTTATGCCATAGTTTAACACTACTGTTCTGATACTAGCTTAAGTTGAATTATAAATTTAATACCATCTACAGGTATCACTCTCAGTCTTAAAGTATTACTACCATTATAATCATGGAAAGGTGTGAGCAACAAGTTCGACTGATATGCACAACCACCCCCACCTAACTAAAGGAGAACCTATATACCTTCTTCTTGACGCCTTGGTAGGATCTGAAACTGGGAGAGCAACTTCGGAAGTCCTAGACCTTGCACACAGCATCCTATCAAACAGATTGGCGACAGGGTCCGTCACTGGTCTGCAAGGGGGAAATGGAGGCGATGTTGTCAAAAGTGGTATCAATAGTGAGTACATGCTGATGCAGAAGGAAGATTGAAAGTTTACCGCATGGCTGCTGGGAACAAACTGGGGAAGGAGAAGTCATCACTTGGATCACCCTTAAGTCCAGTCAGGGGGTTCCTTTGGAAGTATCTCAGGTAAAGCCAACTAACATACATCCCAGACACCAAAGTTGGTAGGAAGTTGATGGAATCAGGCACGATGAAGGCCATGATGCTTGAGAAACATACAACAAAGAATGGCATCCACTGCAGTAACAAGATATAAGATAACTCAGTATCAACAAACTTGCTGAAGAAGTATACCATTACAATAGTATAATAGGCACAGAAATGGCGATAGAGTCATCAATTAATGTACCTTTGCTTTTATTTTCCAGAAAAAGCACATGGGGAGCTCAAGGTTTGGTAAGAGCTGCTTCAGGGCCACAAGAAAGCCAGCAAGGCAACCATGGAAACCAGAAAGTGGTGTGACACTGTACAACATGGCGTAGCAAGGTCAGGTAATGTACCATATTTCAGACAGTAATTTTTATTTCGTAGACAGTACTATGTTACTGTGTAACCCATTAACTGGCATAATGCAAAAATAACAACAGTTCTAGTGTGTGATCAATGTGTCCAAAGAATAATTGAAAAGATGAGTAGCTGTGTGATATCAGCTCGTGTAATCTGTATTTCTTACAATAGACTGAACTATTAAGTGTAGTGCATATCTAATACCAAGAATAGACTGAATGGTGGCCTGAAACTTACAGGAAGCTCTCCTTTCCTGTGACATAGTAGAGTCCAATCGCAATGCAGAATGCAAGGATGCCACATATGGAGTTGACCAAAATAATGAACTTCAAGAACTCCTTGCGGCCCCATACTGGTTCGATGTCCTTTCCGCAGAAGAGAAGACCAAGAGAACTGCCAATAGCCTGTAAAAGGCAGGGTTTTTCTGGTTACCATAAGGCATAGACCAAAGAAAAGGATCCTAATTTAAGCTGTTGAGTAATGTCAGTcactctccctttctttctaCTTTCTTCTTATCATGATAAGGTAACAAACATCACCGGTGATAAtagttgcaaattgcaatgtgATAAATGAATTTCAACAGTACACACAATTTTGCTTGAGCTGTAATGTTTGATTTGCAATGGTATAGGAAAAGTACTCAAGACAGGACAAGCATTTCACAGCCATGATATCGAAATTTCCAATCAAACAGAGCAGAGTAATGCAATTTGGAAGAAATTGAGCTCACCCCTGGAAGAACTTGTTCGATGTACCCAGCCGTGAAGACAGTCCATACATACGGAATTGTCCTGCAAGACGTCCGAACAAGCTTAGAAACGTAGTACTTCACTGCGAGAAAAGCTGTTTCTTTGCGGTGTCGTGGATCCAGGCAAGTACTACGTACTTTGAGGGGATGATGGCGAGGTAGTTAAGCGACGAGGGGAGGAGCTGGAGCAGGACGTATCCGCCGATGAGCACGACGACGAGGCCCTTGCAGGTGCGGGTGAACTCCTTGCCGGGGACCTGCAAGAAACAGCAAGCGTCAGCAGGCATGCGGAAGTTGCAGTAATGCAGCAAAGACACGCAGATCTGAATCCCGCGAGCACCCAGCGAGAGTCAGACGATGATGCGAGGGAAAACAAGTAGAAGGCTTGGTCATGGCGATGCTTCCTCAACCCAGGTCAACGCCGCGAGCTCCCCCCAGATCCCCCAAAACTATCCCACCAGATCTCGCGGCTCCGGTCGGTGAGAAGAGCAGTTGGTAGAACAGGGTGAAGCCCCAGATCTCCGGGCTGGGAGAAGCTATCAACTCGAGATCCAATCGCCAGAATGGCAGACTCCGGATTCGGGTGGCCCGGCTGGTAAGCTCGATAGGCAACGAGCCAGCGAgcgagcaagcaagcaagaagagcaagaaggACAGGCAAAGGAAGGAATCGGCGCTtacgacggcgggcggcgctcCGGCCTGTTCTTCCCCAGCGGCCGGAGCCGTGGCCGTCGGCTCCTGCAGTGGCTGGCTCTCCATCATCACTGTTCCTCCTCTGCAGAAGGCTGGAGATCTCCCGCTCCCCGGCTACCAATCTCTCGCTGCCTAGTTTGGTGGAGACGTGGAGTGGTGGCAATAAGAAaggagagggaagggggagggtTGTTGGGGGTCACTCCACCACTCCGCTCCGGTCAACCCAACCCAGCTGCTTCCTCCCTCCTCAAAGCTTCCCTTGTCTTCCTCCGCGTCGCTCGGCTCGTGTGCTCAGCCAGTACCGGAAAGCGAGCGAGCGAGGGAGGAGAAGCGACCGTCCGTCCTCCGTCCTAACCTCATCGCGTCCATTGCGCTAACCTCCCTCCCTTGATTTTTTTATGTGGGCCCGCACCACCATTAATCAACTACCCATATCTTAGGGCACCCGTAATGGTATATATAGAACATAGATTAGTTCTCCAGCACGTATACCAACATTTTGTAAGTCCCATCTTTTCGAAAGTACTTTATCAATTGTTATTTTCTTCTTGCTTAGACCCTACTTCTTAGTAATCCCATATCTCTTCCTGTCTCTCTCTCCACGAGTCCTCATCTTCCCCAACCTCCCTCTCATCTCTCCCCGTTCCCGTCCAAGCTGGTGCTCCACCTCCCCATGCCGGCGTCCGCGTCCTTCCTCCACGCATCAGCGGCCCGGCGATCGTGCCTTGTAGCTCCCTGCGTTAGCACCTGGAGGACACCACCGCACCACGCCCCACCCCAACCTTGCCCCGCGCATGGCAACCcagcggccgcgcgccgcccttcCCGTGCTAGCAGGCCAACGGCCGTGCCTCGCCGCTTCTCGCGCTGGCGTCCCGCGTCCATTCCTCATCCTCCCCGTGTGCGCCGCCCGATGGACACCTCACCGCCAATGCCTAGTGCCCAAGCCTCGCAGCATCCCCGCGCCAGCGGCCTGGTGGTCGCGCCTCCACATCCCTATGCCGCCGCTCGATGTTCACGCCCTCGCCACTCcttgcgccaccgccggcgactCATTAGTCCCGCGCTGCCGGTCGCGCCAAGGGCAGTTGACTAGAGCGGCGGAGGAGTGAAGAGATGGGCCAGAACACAAGGTAGAAGGAGCACAGAGGGAGAAAAGAAGCTGAGCACATGGCGAGGCCTGCTTAGCATGGGGACGCGTGCTATCGGCTCTTGCCAGCTGTAGCGGCAGCTTCTTGTCTCTCCTCACTTCTCTCTCCTACGTGGAGGTCTTGTAGAGAGACTAACGGCCCCATTGCGGGTGCCCTTACTTTTTTGCCCCCAACCAAGTCAAACAGAGCAACCACTGCTACACATTAATTTTCTTTGGAGCAAAACAGGCGAAGTTTAAATTTTTCAACTTTATGTAACAAATACAGAAATCGCATGGCAGAACTACAACAACTCGATGTCTTATCTTACAACTATTATTGAAttaaaagaagaagaatcatAGATAAACTTTTAGTTCTAATATCTTAATGTATCATAGTATGTTTTCTAATTCAGAAAATGAAATATTTCCAATATCTATGATAGTGGTTTTGCAAATGCAATTATGGTCCATTTCCACCTTTCCTCAAAATGGTATTTTTTGCTAGCCTTTCCCtaattcctttttttctttaggATGTTGCTTATATATGTTGGTGATATGCCTAAGATGCAAAAATAACAATTCAGATTGAAGGCCCAAAGGATATTGATCCATGAGCGATTAGGGTACTAATGGGCCTACAAGGTGGAAGCCTATTAGCACGCTCTATATATATGTAGGAGGGGCTGGGGGCGCCACCAACCATCTCGCCAAACCCTAGTCGCCCCTCCCCACTCGGCCTACACCCGAAACCTTAGCCGGGCGCATGGTGTTAGCACACTAGCGCACGACGTTCcatccctgcacgtgtggactCCGTGGAGGCGCTGCTACTGTTGCTGCTGTGCTGATCGGTTATGACGGCGTGAGGTTGCTGCTGGGATGAGGACGTGGAGATCGGTTCGTGGGACGAGATCGACTACTTCCCCTACACCGACACGTGACTACGTTGGATTGGCTCTGCTCCAACTTTTCTTCCGCTGCGCTACGCGTCTAGCGATAACGATCCATGACCCCTTTACTCGCAAGTTTCCTGGGTATGCGGTAGATGTAATGCTAGAGTAGCCTACTTGTTTCCCTTCAGTGGCATCAGAGCCGTCTTGCGTAGTTTTTGTCTAGATCTTGCACATATAGGTGATATGTGATggtagtagatgtgatctattATGGTTAAGTTCATGTAATGGATATTTTGATGCACGGCTTGATTAGATCAATTGGTCATAAGGGGATGGAATAAGTTTGAGTAGATTGCATTATGTGACAAAAAAGATTAGTTCGTGCTCCTTCTTTGTTCTGCGCGTGACTTGTCCCCACTGGTTGGAATCACCATCGAGGCTAGTCATGTGCGCAGTCAGTAGATTGAGCCAATAGATTAAGGTCATGTATTGCTGTCTTCTCATATACACTTGTCGCATTGATCAATATGATTGATTTAGTGGAAATTGAAACATTCTGAATGGCTCAGAAATTGGGTTGATGTGATCAATCCGATGAGATTTCCATAGCAATTTCATAGATGCGGGATCACCATTGCTATCTGCTATAGTGATATCCTCATAGTGTTTCAGTAGAAGATGTTCTACGCTTAACTTGTTTTTGCAGGGTATGATGTGAATGGTATGACCTCAATGTCATGTGATGATCTTTGTGTAATATTTGTGCAGCCTACGTTGCTGCAAGTTAACACAATCGGGTTGAGGTTGTTCCATTATTGTATAACAACCTGCATGTCGACTTGTGATGCTTGATCCttcatataatttatttatcaGCTATTAGATGTAGTAGCTCTAATATTCATGGAGGCCTTTTCAAGCATGGTGGCGATGGTGATCACCACAAGACAGGTGGCATGGCGATGGAGATCATGGTGGaaccatggagatggagaccacTATAATTCCAAAGGCCATACTATTCACAATATAATATGATTATATGTCTATGTTGTTTACTTTCCTGTCTTACTATTCTTTTTATGCTTTACATGTGGTGGATGTTTTTGTCATGATAGAATAGCTTCCCTCAGAAAAGTTGATTTTTTGATGCCTTTTACTAATAGCTGCAACTATAAAATTTTTATCGTTGTATGGTAAGTTTGCCAAAGCAAAGTACCACCATCTATCACTATGAATAGGGTGGATGTTGGATATCCACAAGCATAGTATTGGTTTACTTAGCAAAGCTATCAAAACGGTTTTGGACTTTATGGCATGGAGTTGGGAGCCGGGGCATTggatgtcacccaacaaacAAGAGTCATATAGAGATATGATTAACAAATAGTTGTTTACCTATGTCACTAAGTTTCTAGCAGTGAAGCCAAAGCTCACTAGGATTTTAGTGAATATGGATCTTTGACCACTATATGTCGTTAGAGGGAAGACGATATTGATATAGTGGAAGTGTCTTTTATTAAATTGGTTAATATAAAATTGTACATAACTTAGTGCTAaaactttgcatttttatcCTATGTTGTAGATCATGTTTGTTATTAACAATTCCGATTTTAATTTGCAATCTATGCTTGAGAAGGAAAAGCTCAATGGAACTAACTTTATTGATTGGTACTGCAACCTAAGAATTGTTTTCAGGCAAGAGAAAACGGAGTATGTTCTTGAGCAACCATACCCAGATGATCCCCTTGTTGATGCCAATGCTGCAGCCCGTAGAGCTTATCAGAAGCACTGTGATGATGCACTCAACTGTCTCATGCTTGCCACCATGTTCCTTGATCTGCAGAAGCAATATGAGCATGTGGATGCTCACACTATGATTGAGGGGCTGCGTGGAATATTTGAGAACCAAGTTAGGGCTGAGAGGTACAACATCTCAAAGTCCTTATTTGCGTGCAAGCTGGCGGAGGGTAGCTCGGTTAGTCCTTATGTGATCAAGATAATTGGTTACATTGAGACTCTGGACAAACTTGGTTTTGAACTCAAGGATCACCTGGCTATAGACATCATTCTTCAGTTGCTCACGATGAGCTATAAGCCGTTCATTCTGAACTATCAGATGAATGGCATGGAGAAAACATTACTTGAGTTGCATGGCATGCTGAAGATAGCTAAGGAAAGCATTAAGAAAAATCCCACTCATGTGATGATGGTTCAGAAGGAGAACAAAAAGAGGAAGCGTTGGACGCCTCCCAAAGGCAAAGGCAAGGGAAAGGTCGTTCCCAATGAGCCACCAAGCTCTAAGCCTAAGCGAAAGGGCAAATCTAGCCCTTCTCCTGATGATGAATGCTTCCACTGTCACCTCAAGGGACATTGGTCTAGAAATTGCAAAAAGTACTTGGaggataagaagaagaagagaagtggACTTCTACTTCAAGTATAAATGTTATAGAAATTAATATTGCTACATCTTTTAGTGAATCTTGGATATTTGATACTGGATCGATGATTCACACTTCCAaattattgcaaggactaagtAAGACTTGAAGGTTAGCAAGAGGCGAGCTGGATATTCGTGTCGGCAATGGAGCAAAGGTCGCGGTCATAGCAGTCGGCACTTACCAGTTGTCATTACCCCAGGATTAGTtttggaattgaataattgttattgcATTCCTTGAACATTATCTCTTCTTCATGTTTGGAAGAAGTTAATGGGTATGT from Setaria italica strain Yugu1 chromosome VII, Setaria_italica_v2.0, whole genome shotgun sequence includes the following:
- the LOC101772080 gene encoding eukaryotic translation initiation factor 3 subunit M → MATIVNTTEEEPMLAVVRFTAELAWADAGPEVADPEVTRLCLEAQEHILAGCWLDMASLMLASADLLLTCPSRVPDKDLECILSVICSVVTKAESEDQALQITDLICTKLTQQPDDKPALRLKVLFSLYNLLPSAYGKAFVYKKALELATAGKAADYIIPSFKNINSFVSEWGIGNSEQRELYLAIARILKDHKGMAKEYFNFLNKYLATFKGSDDDSATIGDAKEEAVAAIIEFVKSSNLFQCDLLNMAAVSQLEKDEKYQLVYELLKIFLTKRLDSYIEFQTTNSALLKDYGLVHEECITKMRLMSLLDLSSRCSGKVPYSAITEALQINDDEVEQWIVKAIAFKILDCKVDQLNQTVIVSRHTERIFGMPQWQGLRTKLGVWRGNIASAINIIQANKVTEEGTQAMQGLTIR
- the LOC101772488 gene encoding rhomboid-like protein 19, whose protein sequence is MMESQPLQEPTATAPAAGEEQAGAPPAVVPGKEFTRTCKGLVVVLIGGYVLLQLLPSSLNYLAIIPSKTIPYVWTVFTAGYIEQVLPGAIGSSLGLLFCGKDIEPVWGRKEFLKFIILVNSICGILAFCIAIGLYYVTGKESFLVTPLSGFHGCLAGFLVALKQLLPNLELPMCFFWKIKAKWMPFFVVCFSSIMAFIVPDSINFLPTLVSGMYVSWLYLRYFQRNPLTGLKGDPSDDFSFPSLFPAAMRPVTDPVANLFDRMLCARSRTSEVALPVSDPTKASRRRERGERVLEERLAADHAVDTEAPAHGHGTAED